The genomic segment ATCGATGAACCACGGAAAACAACTGATCTACTAATCGAGAGCAGATCGTTGGCGCAATAGCCCGTGCACCAAAACGACCAGCCAGAGCGTCAGTTAAACCTTGCGCTACTGCTGCTGCACCTGGTAAGTTGCCTAGCTCGCGTTCATGGCAATAGATATGGTATACGTATCGGAGATACCGAATAGCAGTCTGGGTTTTCCCACGACGCCCATTCACTCCCGCATGCCGCATCAGCAACAGCCAGAGATTCCGCATGCCGTAGTATCGCTGCAGAGGCTTCCCCGCCCTACCGAAGCTCACACTGTGCTTATGAAAAACAAGTGCCCGAGGTATGATTCCGAGGCTGAACCCCTCAGTTTGTGCACGCAGACAAAAGTCAGACTCCTCACAAATCAAAAAGAAACGATCATCTATTAAGCCAACCCTATGAAACACTTGCGATTTGATTGCGACCGCGCACCCATTCACGATGTCAGTCGGCACTATCGAACCCGAGTCAAGATCTACGTGCACAGGCTCAAAGAACGCTTCATCTATCGGCTGGTTGAAGCGCGTGGCCTCAGTTTGCACGTTGCCTCTTCGGTCATAATCGTTGATAACAGGACCAACGACATCCCAACCATCCAGTAAAGCATCAGCCAAGCACTCAGCAAGGTCGGGGTTGACCACCGTGTCATTATTTAAGAGCAATACTGCATCAGCGGGGACGCTAAGGCCAGTGCCTTTACTATGGCCTGCATTACTAACGCCTTCAGGAAGAGGGAGTCCTAACGCCCAGCAGATTCCGATATTGTTCCCGCCGGACCAACCGCTATTCTTGTCTGAATACAGGACATCCAACGTTGGGAACTGAGACGCAAGCTGCAGCGCTTGCTCGTCGATAGAAGCATTGTCGACAATCACGATCGACACATTGACATTTTCCGAGCGCAGCCCCAGCAAAGACTGCACGCACTCAACCGTATCATCCATACCATTGTAGTTAACCAGAACGATGGCGAGATTCATGAGATCTCCCCTCGCATTGCCGAAACCCATCGAGGGGGGGCAAAGGTGGCAATGGTGTACAACAGCACCCTCCAGTCGCGTGGGTGGTCCTTCCAGTAGTCCCAGAGCATTGGCCGCGCCTCGGAGAAGTGCCGACGATAGAAAACGTTTACGACCTTCTCCCGGTAGGCATCCCAGTGTTGCCCGGGTTCGATACCTGCCTCGCGAAGGACGTCAGCGCATTCCTTTATGATATGTTGCCTTGCTACTTTCTGGCCGAGTATTTTCTTAACCGATGACCGTGTTATCTGACCGTCGTGAACACGGTACTTCAAGAGCGGCTCTGTGCACCCAAGTATTTCCCCTTTCTTTAACAGTCGAAAATTCAAGTCCAGGTCCTCGCCATTGGCAAGTCCTTCCCGAAACCCCTTTAGTTGGTCCATGACATGCTTTCGCACCATCAAAGACGACGGTGGGTAAAATTGCCCATGCCAAAGCAGGTGCGCTAGGAGACCACGAGGCAAGTCACCTCGTGGATATGGGCCAAACTTGAAAAAGCCAGGTTCGTCAACGCAGTGCGTATAGCACGCGACGGCTTCCGGGCAGCGATCGAGAAGTTGCTCTTGCAGCTGAATTTTTTCAGGCAACCAAATATCATCTGCATCCAGAAAAGCGACAAATTCGCCGCTCGCCTCACTGATGCCTCGATTGCGAGCCGCGCCAAGCCCTCGGTTGTCCGTTCGAACCCAGACCAAGCTCTGCCCGGAAATAGGTTCTATTTTGCTTAACGGCACTGGAGACCCATCATCAACAACTATAATTTCCCGAGCCTTCTTAGTCTGCTGGCAGACCGAATCAATCGCGGCGGCGAGAAATCGATCATCTCGATAGCACGGGATAACGACCGAGGTTCTTCCGTTTACCCTATCCATTGGCGATTTCGTTGACGCGGTTTACGCGAAGGCCGGCATCCGAAACCGGGATCCCCCATTGTCGCGAATAGTTTCTTCCTAATAGCTCGGAAAGCTTCCGAGTATCTTCGATGTAATAATGCGAAGCAGCTTCTCGTTCTTCAGCCGTGATTTTAAGGTGCCTGTAATTCCAGTATTCAACCCCCTTGACTAATCGCACCCATGCGGAGTTCGTGAATGGTCGTTTAACGAACTGAAACGGAAATCCATCCCGGCTAGCGTAGAGCGCAAGACGGTGAATCCATCGCTTGCGCGGTACCCCTGATCGATTCAATCGCGGCTTTACATCGAACTGAAATCCTGGGTCAACTGAAAGAAAATTACAAACCTGTCGCAGGACTAAACTGGGATTAGTACGAAAATCATCAAAATCAATTACATAAATTTGGTCTTGCGAAAACCGTTCAAAAAACGGGGTCAGCTTCTCAAAGTACTGCCCGCATTCTGAATACGCTTGGAGTGGTGTGATACTTCCTCTTGCCACCCGCTGCGGTTCCGCCCTTAACGCGTCTTCGAACGAGAGGGGCTCAAGTTCGTCGCGAACCGCATGGACATAAGCGGAGTATGCGCGATCGATCGGATTGCGAAGCACCGCGAGAAGCTTTACGTCTGGGAGGATGCTGTCGATGCGCTCCGCAACCCCCGGGTAGTACATGTACATTGGAGAAGATTCACCGAGAGCGTTTTCATCTCCAATTGGTTCGAATTGAGCTCGGTAATCTTCGAGCGTTGCTACCGGCCAGTAGCGTTTCTCATAGAGCGATGTATCTATGTCCTGAAAGCAGAAGTAATGACACTCCTTTTTCGATGACATCTTTATGTCGGGATGCTGGTTCAAATAATAATGCAAGGAGGAAGTTGCGCACTTAGCTGAGCCAATGATTAAAAAGGTTGGGAGACCAGTAGGCATGTTCGATGATGAGCGAAGCTGATAGGTGCTAAATGGACGATTTGGAATCAAGTGATGGCATTGGCTCTTAACCGGAGCATGCGCCGGCCTTTCTCAATTGCAGCTTTTGTGAAATGCCCGCTTTTCCAGTACATCCAAGGTTCAGCGTTCTGACGCCAAGGATCAGACCGCCGAATCGCCGCCTGAATCAATTGGCGTGGGTACACACCTGTTGCCCGATAGGATTCGACCGCGTCATCAAGCAGAGACCCACCGAGGGCGAGAGACCGAATAAAATGAGCGACATGGGCAGTTCGCATAAGCTTTGGATCACGAAGCACAAGCGCATTGTAGCGATCGGGAATTAAATTTAAGTCTACGTTTGATTGCACTACCGCAGTCCACAAACTGGGCTGGTCCATAGGGTTATCGGTGATCCCTTCACGCCAAAGCTTCGGCCAAAGCTCGCCTAGACGATCAACCGAGTCTGCTTTCCTTGCGATCCAAACACCGCTGTTAACCGCTACCATGTCCGCGACGGGCCATCCCCGAAGGCGAAACCACTCTTCAAGCTCTGGCTTATCTCGAATGCGACGTTTTCGCTGATTGGAGTCAGGTGCGATGAGGAATTCGCCGGGTAACCCGACCAAGAGACTTAGGTCTCTTAGCACCAGAGTGTCGATATCGAGAAAAAGGAACGGCCGCGTGAGACGCTTGATCAGGCTTGTCTTAATTTCCCGGCTCTTGTGCATATCCTGCGTTTGTTCGCATGGGATAACTCTCACATCGACGTCGAGATGCGATAGGGAGCTGCTGACAGTGGCTTCGCTATCCTGGTCAACGCACACCTGGACTGGCCAATCAGGATGAAGATCCCTAAGCGAAGCAATCGACACGGCCGCCATGGAGGTAAGCCGTCCACCAGTCGGGTCAACAAGAACGTACGCGGTTTTCATTTTACTTAACCGATGATTTTGTCGCGCGAACGTATAGCGTTTGCTCCTCATCACCGCGACTCGGAACTCCATCGAAGCGGGACATCAGCTCGCCTTCACTCGCCCTTTCCGCAGCGGGAAATCCCGCCACATCAAGGAGCCAACGCAACAATTCAAAATCAAAAAGATTGCGATGCTCACCAGCCTGAAAAAAGACTGAATTAACAAAGTGCGAGCCTGGCGTGTTTTCAAGCTTTGTTTCCTTATCGAGGGTCCACCCGCTTCCCTGCTTCCAACCGGAATGCCGTTTCTGGCGGGCGTCAATCAGGTCCTCGCAGTTATGGTCCAGATAGCTTACGCAAATTTTCCGGATATCAGGACAGCTCAGCCAAAGCTGCCCTCCTGGTTGAAGAACCCGTTCGCACTCCCGTAGCAATGGCAGCAGCTCCTCCGTTAAATGCAGATGTTCGATCGTGTGTTGCGAAAGAATCGCGGTGAACGAGCTGTCGGGAAATGGCAGGTTCCCATCTCCGAGGTCAAGATCGAAATTGCTACCGGTTATATCGACGTTCAGCCATCCCTCAATGAGCCTCGGGCCGCAACCGAGGTGCAAATGCTCAGGGAGTGGACTGGGGAGTGGTTGCCGCTTGATGCGCCGCCGGGTCGCGGCGCGCATGCGATCAAACTGAATGGCACGTACCGTTTGCGGGCTGAATAAGCGGTGAAGCACTCTTTCAATCAAAGGCATTGCAGTATTTAAATGGGCTATATGTCGTTCGCCAACCAAGATGCCTAGGCGCATCCTGAATCTACGAAATTTCTAAACTCTTCGCGCTCACGAAGAGGGGCGACGCAACGACTCCAATCAAGGGCGTTTGCAACGCGATCAAAAGCTTCAGATCGTTCTAATGGATCCACTGCGAGGCATCGCTGCAGCGCCTCAGCATAGGCATCGGGCGAGTCATCGTCAGCAACTGTAATGACGGCATCACCGAACCGCCTTGCATAGTCCGTGAAGTAGGGAAGGGGAAGAGTAACGACGGGGCGCCGGTAAGACCAAGCCATCGCCAAGAGTCCACTGGTGGTGATGCGACTGTACGGTATCGCAATTGCATCACAAGCAAGCATCGCTGCGGACAGTTCCTCTTTAGTAAGGAACCGGTCAACCACAGTCCACCCTTTTCGTTCAACGCGTCCGGCCCATGCCGAAAGCTCGTTTTCGACACTACCGGCGAGCAAGCATCGCACCGGCCCTTCCATACGATCAACAGCTCGCTCCACCAAACTGTAGTTCTTGTAGCGACGGATCAACCCAAGGCACCCCACTGTCGGGGCGTTTGGTGCCGCTGCCTTGCGAAAGAAACCATTGTCGGGCGCATCTTCAGGATAAAGACCATGATCAATTTTCACGACATTTTTTGACACACCGCCCAGTCCAATAGCAAAGCGTTTTGCAGATTCACTGTGTACAATAACAAGGTCAGATGCGCTGGCTAAAATTCGATAGCCCCAGCGATCACCAAAACCAACACCCTCGTGTCGAACTTCGTTGTGTATAGTCCAAACAACTCTCACACCCGCACCACGCGATGCCACCAGATGCTGCCACAGGCCAATTAATCGACGCAACGTTGCGATTCGCCGAGCAGCCTTCCATAAGTCCTCGGGCCAGTGTATGTGGAGTGTATCACCCCGCTTTGCGCACCTGAGAAACTCTTTTGTCGCTGTTGGCCCACTCCGCACCTGACCAGAGGAAAACCCCAAGGCGCGATAAAACAAATACTGATACTCATTATTCTTGTAGAGCGGCGTTACCCAAATCGTCTTGACATCTAAATTGCAATCGGCTGATTCGCTGGGCATATTGGCCTACTCTCTCATTAGTCACATTAAGCTTCTCCAGATGCACTGAGCCAGCAACTACGGAAAGCTTAGTTCTTTTTGGGAATATCAGTTAACTGCTTCACAGGGGGGGGCAATCGCACTTCCATTTGCCGTAAATTGCCGAGGAAACAAGCGTGCTGGGATTGCAAACCGGTTTTCTTATGAACTGCCCCAGGAAAACGCGTTCAGAATCAAGTTGCCGTTCCAATCCTTCACGCATGGAATTGCAGCGAGCTGTTGCGTCTCACGCCCGGAAATCTAGCTCCACTGATTGCTCAAAAAAGTCAATGCACAAGCGAATCAATTTACGATTGGTCCTCGATAGCCCCACTGCCCGAGAGTGGCACCACGCGAACTTCAATATATCGAATACCATCAGTATTAGCCAAAAGACGATCCGCAACTGCTCAGATTTCACTCACAAATGGATACTACTCAACAATGCGTGCGGAACAGATGCCGCTGCCGAGTGGATCACCTAAAAACCCAAAACATCTCATGGAGCGTGTTTGCGTGGCCTACATAGAGCGGATCTCAAACCCCTTGTGCGGTAACGAGGCCAGCGGATACCCAACACTAAAAACGAAAGGTATGCTTGCAGCAATGGTGGCTCAAGCAAGATCTTGAAGTGCTAAAGAATCCATCCACAGCACGATCACCGAAGGCCTTGCGGCTGCGATTCTTCGCCAAAGTCACTTAGTACCACTCTAGTAAAATTCGCCAGTTTTCGGCCACGCGGCCTACTCCACCGCAGCAAATGTGAAATGCCTGTCAGCAAAGACAATCTGAGGCACATGCACCACCAAGACCTTACAATCCCTGTTCGCCCACACAGAATCAGAGCCATCCCCTTTAATTCTTAAACACAAACCTTCGCAAAAAACTAAGAGGTATTTTTGCCAACTCCAGAGCCCCATTCGCCTCGCCTGCTAACAAAGACTCCCAGGCATATCTCGCGCTTAAGCGGAAATTGCCTTTCCACCGGAACTCCCTCGCGTTATCAGCCGCAATTTTGCCTCGCCACCCAGACGGC from the Roseiconus lacunae genome contains:
- a CDS encoding glycosyltransferase family 4 protein, with product MPSESADCNLDVKTIWVTPLYKNNEYQYLFYRALGFSSGQVRSGPTATKEFLRCAKRGDTLHIHWPEDLWKAARRIATLRRLIGLWQHLVASRGAGVRVVWTIHNEVRHEGVGFGDRWGYRILASASDLVIVHSESAKRFAIGLGGVSKNVVKIDHGLYPEDAPDNGFFRKAAAPNAPTVGCLGLIRRYKNYSLVERAVDRMEGPVRCLLAGSVENELSAWAGRVERKGWTVVDRFLTKEELSAAMLACDAIAIPYSRITTSGLLAMAWSYRRPVVTLPLPYFTDYARRFGDAVITVADDDSPDAYAEALQRCLAVDPLERSEAFDRVANALDWSRCVAPLREREEFRNFVDSGCA
- a CDS encoding class I SAM-dependent methyltransferase; the protein is MRLGILVGERHIAHLNTAMPLIERVLHRLFSPQTVRAIQFDRMRAATRRRIKRQPLPSPLPEHLHLGCGPRLIEGWLNVDITGSNFDLDLGDGNLPFPDSSFTAILSQHTIEHLHLTEELLPLLRECERVLQPGGQLWLSCPDIRKICVSYLDHNCEDLIDARQKRHSGWKQGSGWTLDKETKLENTPGSHFVNSVFFQAGEHRNLFDFELLRWLLDVAGFPAAERASEGELMSRFDGVPSRGDEEQTLYVRATKSSVK
- a CDS encoding glycosyltransferase family 2 protein, yielding MNLAIVLVNYNGMDDTVECVQSLLGLRSENVNVSIVIVDNASIDEQALQLASQFPTLDVLYSDKNSGWSGGNNIGICWALGLPLPEGVSNAGHSKGTGLSVPADAVLLLNNDTVVNPDLAECLADALLDGWDVVGPVINDYDRRGNVQTEATRFNQPIDEAFFEPVHVDLDSGSIVPTDIVNGCAVAIKSQVFHRVGLIDDRFFLICEESDFCLRAQTEGFSLGIIPRALVFHKHSVSFGRAGKPLQRYYGMRNLWLLLMRHAGVNGRRGKTQTAIRYLRYVYHIYCHERELGNLPGAAAVAQGLTDALAGRFGARAIAPTICSRLVDQLFSVVHRSRVAGVLRKVSAREEVTK
- a CDS encoding sulfotransferase family protein is translated as MSSKKECHYFCFQDIDTSLYEKRYWPVATLEDYRAQFEPIGDENALGESSPMYMYYPGVAERIDSILPDVKLLAVLRNPIDRAYSAYVHAVRDELEPLSFEDALRAEPQRVARGSITPLQAYSECGQYFEKLTPFFERFSQDQIYVIDFDDFRTNPSLVLRQVCNFLSVDPGFQFDVKPRLNRSGVPRKRWIHRLALYASRDGFPFQFVKRPFTNSAWVRLVKGVEYWNYRHLKITAEEREAASHYYIEDTRKLSELLGRNYSRQWGIPVSDAGLRVNRVNEIANG
- a CDS encoding glycosyltransferase family 2 protein, with protein sequence MDRVNGRTSVVIPCYRDDRFLAAAIDSVCQQTKKAREIIVVDDGSPVPLSKIEPISGQSLVWVRTDNRGLGAARNRGISEASGEFVAFLDADDIWLPEKIQLQEQLLDRCPEAVACYTHCVDEPGFFKFGPYPRGDLPRGLLAHLLWHGQFYPPSSLMVRKHVMDQLKGFREGLANGEDLDLNFRLLKKGEILGCTEPLLKYRVHDGQITRSSVKKILGQKVARQHIIKECADVLREAGIEPGQHWDAYREKVVNVFYRRHFSEARPMLWDYWKDHPRDWRVLLYTIATFAPPRWVSAMRGEIS